A genomic segment from Antedon mediterranea chromosome 6, ecAntMedi1.1, whole genome shotgun sequence encodes:
- the LOC140051767 gene encoding paired box protein Pax-2a-like isoform X3, with protein MEYSSIRQVPGSGMPMLMDLHHRHPGHHPVPHGSCKSHGGVNQLGGVFVNGRPLPDMVRQRIVDLAHSGVRPCDISRQLRVSHGCVSKILGRYYETGSIKPGVIGGSKPKVATPKVVSTIASYKRQNPTMFAWEIRDRLLAEGVCEKENVPSVSSINRIVRNKIGDKGIKGETVPEGMTSLSTSSSTNSVITATDVPVTTGSSYSIAGILGKVKQGYDGCNERGPTHHHLNGGKLSETEESCKMISNRSAFTSDQIKAFERGTHFPSDYYVRDESTKLEMNDSRTQVPNGPEYTLTSLNPVSLMQDIKPPVPMSEVLQQQQQQQQQQQQQQQQQQQQQQHQQHQHQQHQVVTTSYQPAQSRPDINHVAQYASQATSNYSSAPMTGIMPSLIIPSSNGSYVGREDYSNQFQMQYNGQFPAHYNEWQRFTNPHQALMTKGEQETNNNVLVAPTRNFHSQGSQAQSLVNVAQQLAPDAISHLGSISRTAHNALDLRTCAKEQKNSITWGQLGHQ; from the exons GTCATGGTGGCGTGAATCAATTGGGCGGCGTGTTTGTAAATGGACGGCCACTGCCTGATATGGTAAGACAACGTATTGTAGATCTTGCTCACAGTGGCGTCAGACCATGTGACATCTCAAGACAACTCAGGGTATCTCATGGATGTGTCAGCAAAATCTTAGGGCG atatTATGAAACTGGATCTATAAAGCCTGGTGTTATAGGAGGCAGTAAGCCAAAAGTAGCTACCCCAAAAGTTGTCAGCACAATTGCTTCTTATAAACGACAAAACCCTACCATGTTCGCCTGGGAGATCCGAGATAGATTGCTGGCCGAAGGTGTATGCGAGAAAGAAAATGTACCAAGTGTTAGTTCTATAAATAG AATTGTTCGAAATAAAATCGGTGATAAAGGAATAAAAGGTGAAACAGTACCGGAAGGAATGACGTCACTTTCTACATCCTCGTCCACGAATTCTGTTATAACAGCTACAGATGTTCCAGTAACGACTGGTTCTTCATATTCTATAGCTGGTATACTAGGAAAGGTTAAGCAGGGATATGACG GCTGTAATGAGCGAGGGCCTACACACCATCACCTGAATGGCGGCAAGCTAAGTGAGACAGAGGAATCTTGCAAAATGATATCTAATAGAAGTGCATTTACCTCGGACCAAATAAAAGCATTCGAAAGAGGAACACATTTTCCGTCGGATTATTACGTAAGAGATGAGTCAACGAAGCTTGAGATGAACGATTCAAGAACACAG GTTCCAAATGGTCCGGAATACACATTAACATCATTAAACCCTGTCAGTTTGATGCAAGATATAAAACCACCTGTTCCAATGTCCGAAGTTCtacagcagcaacaacaacagcagcagcagcaacaacaacaacaacagcaacaacagcaacaacaacaacatcaaCAACATCAACACCAACAACACCAAGTTGTCACAACTAGTTATCAACCAG CCCAGAGTAGACCCGATATTAACCATGTAGCTCAATACGCATCTCAAGCCACAAGTAACTACTCATCGGCACCAATGACAGGAATCATGCCTTCACTAATTATTCCTTCGTCTAACGGTTCATATGTAGGCCGAGAAG ATTATTCAAACCAATTTCAGATGCAATATAATGGTCAATTTCCCGCCCACTACAATGAATGGCAAAGATTTACAAATCCCCACCAAGCCTTGATGA CAAAGGGCGAACAAGAAACCAATAACAACGTACTGGTCGCACCAACTAGGAACTTTCACAGCCAAGGTTCTCAAGCACAGAGTCTGGTAAACGTTGCTCAACAGTTAGCTCCAGATGCCATCAGTCATCTCGGAAGTATATCACGTACGGCCCACAATGCATTAGACCTACGTACATGCGCAAAAGAGCAGAAAAATTCAATTACGTGGGGCCAACTGGGACATCAGTAA
- the LOC140051767 gene encoding paired box protein Pax-2a-like isoform X4, producing the protein MEYSSIRQVPGSGMPMLMDLHHRHPGHHPVPHGSCKSHGGVNQLGGVFVNGRPLPDMVRQRIVDLAHSGVRPCDISRQLRVSHGCVSKILGRYYETGSIKPGVIGGSKPKVATPKVVSTIASYKRQNPTMFAWEIRDRLLAEGVCEKENVPSVSSINRIVRNKIGDKGIKGETVPEGMTSLSTSSSTNSVITATDVPVTTGSSYSIAGILGKVKQGYDGCNERGPTHHHLNGGKLSETEESCKMISNRSAFTSDQIKAFERGTHFPSDYYVRDESTKLEMNDSRTQVPNGPEYTLTSLNPVSLMQDIKPPVPMSEVLQQQQQQQQQQQQQQQQQQQQQQHQQHQHQQHQVVTTSYQPVIPKIDKVVSMSSSTLTVLQPVSGASTYESIRDIRNNTQQVTAQYTAQSRPDINHVAQYASQATSNYSSAPMTGIMPSLIIPSSNGSYVGREDYSNQFQMQYNGQFPAHYNEWQRFTNPHQALMNRPCP; encoded by the exons GTCATGGTGGCGTGAATCAATTGGGCGGCGTGTTTGTAAATGGACGGCCACTGCCTGATATGGTAAGACAACGTATTGTAGATCTTGCTCACAGTGGCGTCAGACCATGTGACATCTCAAGACAACTCAGGGTATCTCATGGATGTGTCAGCAAAATCTTAGGGCG atatTATGAAACTGGATCTATAAAGCCTGGTGTTATAGGAGGCAGTAAGCCAAAAGTAGCTACCCCAAAAGTTGTCAGCACAATTGCTTCTTATAAACGACAAAACCCTACCATGTTCGCCTGGGAGATCCGAGATAGATTGCTGGCCGAAGGTGTATGCGAGAAAGAAAATGTACCAAGTGTTAGTTCTATAAATAG AATTGTTCGAAATAAAATCGGTGATAAAGGAATAAAAGGTGAAACAGTACCGGAAGGAATGACGTCACTTTCTACATCCTCGTCCACGAATTCTGTTATAACAGCTACAGATGTTCCAGTAACGACTGGTTCTTCATATTCTATAGCTGGTATACTAGGAAAGGTTAAGCAGGGATATGACG GCTGTAATGAGCGAGGGCCTACACACCATCACCTGAATGGCGGCAAGCTAAGTGAGACAGAGGAATCTTGCAAAATGATATCTAATAGAAGTGCATTTACCTCGGACCAAATAAAAGCATTCGAAAGAGGAACACATTTTCCGTCGGATTATTACGTAAGAGATGAGTCAACGAAGCTTGAGATGAACGATTCAAGAACACAG GTTCCAAATGGTCCGGAATACACATTAACATCATTAAACCCTGTCAGTTTGATGCAAGATATAAAACCACCTGTTCCAATGTCCGAAGTTCtacagcagcaacaacaacagcagcagcagcaacaacaacaacaacagcaacaacagcaacaacaacaacatcaaCAACATCAACACCAACAACACCAAGTTGTCACAACTAGTTATCAACCAG tGATCCCGAAAATAGATAAAGTTGTTTCGATGAGTAGTTCTACATTGACTGTGTTACAACCAGTAAGTGGAGCGTCCACTTATGAGTCAATTAGAGACATTCGTAACAACACTCAGCAAGTCACCGCACAGTATACTG CCCAGAGTAGACCCGATATTAACCATGTAGCTCAATACGCATCTCAAGCCACAAGTAACTACTCATCGGCACCAATGACAGGAATCATGCCTTCACTAATTATTCCTTCGTCTAACGGTTCATATGTAGGCCGAGAAG ATTATTCAAACCAATTTCAGATGCAATATAATGGTCAATTTCCCGCCCACTACAATGAATGGCAAAGATTTACAAATCCCCACCAAGCCTTGATGA ACCGCCCATGTCCTTAA
- the LOC140051767 gene encoding uncharacterized protein isoform X2 translates to MVISDEIGHGGVNQLGGVFVNGRPLPDMVRQRIVDLAHSGVRPCDISRQLRVSHGCVSKILGRYYETGSIKPGVIGGSKPKVATPKVVSTIASYKRQNPTMFAWEIRDRLLAEGVCEKENVPSVSSINRIVRNKIGDKGIKGETVPEGMTSLSTSSSTNSVITATDVPVTTGSSYSIAGILGKVKQGYDGCNERGPTHHHLNGGKLSETEESCKMISNRSAFTSDQIKAFERGTHFPSDYYVRDESTKLEMNDSRTQVPNGPEYTLTSLNPVSLMQDIKPPVPMSEVLQQQQQQQQQQQQQQQQQQQQQQHQQHQHQQHQVVTTSYQPVIPKIDKVVSMSSSTLTVLQPVSGASTYESIRDIRNNTQQVTAQYTAQSRPDINHVAQYASQATSNYSSAPMTGIMPSLIIPSSNGSYVGREDYSNQFQMQYNGQFPAHYNEWQRFTNPHQALMTKGEQETNNNVLVAPTRNFHSQGSQAQSLVNVAQQLAPDAISHLGSISRTAHNALDLRTCAKEQKNSITWGQLGHQ, encoded by the exons GTCATGGTGGCGTGAATCAATTGGGCGGCGTGTTTGTAAATGGACGGCCACTGCCTGATATGGTAAGACAACGTATTGTAGATCTTGCTCACAGTGGCGTCAGACCATGTGACATCTCAAGACAACTCAGGGTATCTCATGGATGTGTCAGCAAAATCTTAGGGCG atatTATGAAACTGGATCTATAAAGCCTGGTGTTATAGGAGGCAGTAAGCCAAAAGTAGCTACCCCAAAAGTTGTCAGCACAATTGCTTCTTATAAACGACAAAACCCTACCATGTTCGCCTGGGAGATCCGAGATAGATTGCTGGCCGAAGGTGTATGCGAGAAAGAAAATGTACCAAGTGTTAGTTCTATAAATAG AATTGTTCGAAATAAAATCGGTGATAAAGGAATAAAAGGTGAAACAGTACCGGAAGGAATGACGTCACTTTCTACATCCTCGTCCACGAATTCTGTTATAACAGCTACAGATGTTCCAGTAACGACTGGTTCTTCATATTCTATAGCTGGTATACTAGGAAAGGTTAAGCAGGGATATGACG GCTGTAATGAGCGAGGGCCTACACACCATCACCTGAATGGCGGCAAGCTAAGTGAGACAGAGGAATCTTGCAAAATGATATCTAATAGAAGTGCATTTACCTCGGACCAAATAAAAGCATTCGAAAGAGGAACACATTTTCCGTCGGATTATTACGTAAGAGATGAGTCAACGAAGCTTGAGATGAACGATTCAAGAACACAG GTTCCAAATGGTCCGGAATACACATTAACATCATTAAACCCTGTCAGTTTGATGCAAGATATAAAACCACCTGTTCCAATGTCCGAAGTTCtacagcagcaacaacaacagcagcagcagcaacaacaacaacaacagcaacaacagcaacaacaacaacatcaaCAACATCAACACCAACAACACCAAGTTGTCACAACTAGTTATCAACCAG tGATCCCGAAAATAGATAAAGTTGTTTCGATGAGTAGTTCTACATTGACTGTGTTACAACCAGTAAGTGGAGCGTCCACTTATGAGTCAATTAGAGACATTCGTAACAACACTCAGCAAGTCACCGCACAGTATACTG CCCAGAGTAGACCCGATATTAACCATGTAGCTCAATACGCATCTCAAGCCACAAGTAACTACTCATCGGCACCAATGACAGGAATCATGCCTTCACTAATTATTCCTTCGTCTAACGGTTCATATGTAGGCCGAGAAG ATTATTCAAACCAATTTCAGATGCAATATAATGGTCAATTTCCCGCCCACTACAATGAATGGCAAAGATTTACAAATCCCCACCAAGCCTTGATGA CAAAGGGCGAACAAGAAACCAATAACAACGTACTGGTCGCACCAACTAGGAACTTTCACAGCCAAGGTTCTCAAGCACAGAGTCTGGTAAACGTTGCTCAACAGTTAGCTCCAGATGCCATCAGTCATCTCGGAAGTATATCACGTACGGCCCACAATGCATTAGACCTACGTACATGCGCAAAAGAGCAGAAAAATTCAATTACGTGGGGCCAACTGGGACATCAGTAA
- the LOC140051767 gene encoding uncharacterized protein isoform X1, with product MEYSSIRQVPGSGMPMLMDLHHRHPGHHPVPHGSCKSHGGVNQLGGVFVNGRPLPDMVRQRIVDLAHSGVRPCDISRQLRVSHGCVSKILGRYYETGSIKPGVIGGSKPKVATPKVVSTIASYKRQNPTMFAWEIRDRLLAEGVCEKENVPSVSSINRIVRNKIGDKGIKGETVPEGMTSLSTSSSTNSVITATDVPVTTGSSYSIAGILGKVKQGYDGCNERGPTHHHLNGGKLSETEESCKMISNRSAFTSDQIKAFERGTHFPSDYYVRDESTKLEMNDSRTQVPNGPEYTLTSLNPVSLMQDIKPPVPMSEVLQQQQQQQQQQQQQQQQQQQQQQHQQHQHQQHQVVTTSYQPVIPKIDKVVSMSSSTLTVLQPVSGASTYESIRDIRNNTQQVTAQYTAQSRPDINHVAQYASQATSNYSSAPMTGIMPSLIIPSSNGSYVGREDYSNQFQMQYNGQFPAHYNEWQRFTNPHQALMTKGEQETNNNVLVAPTRNFHSQGSQAQSLVNVAQQLAPDAISHLGSISRTAHNALDLRTCAKEQKNSITWGQLGHQ from the exons GTCATGGTGGCGTGAATCAATTGGGCGGCGTGTTTGTAAATGGACGGCCACTGCCTGATATGGTAAGACAACGTATTGTAGATCTTGCTCACAGTGGCGTCAGACCATGTGACATCTCAAGACAACTCAGGGTATCTCATGGATGTGTCAGCAAAATCTTAGGGCG atatTATGAAACTGGATCTATAAAGCCTGGTGTTATAGGAGGCAGTAAGCCAAAAGTAGCTACCCCAAAAGTTGTCAGCACAATTGCTTCTTATAAACGACAAAACCCTACCATGTTCGCCTGGGAGATCCGAGATAGATTGCTGGCCGAAGGTGTATGCGAGAAAGAAAATGTACCAAGTGTTAGTTCTATAAATAG AATTGTTCGAAATAAAATCGGTGATAAAGGAATAAAAGGTGAAACAGTACCGGAAGGAATGACGTCACTTTCTACATCCTCGTCCACGAATTCTGTTATAACAGCTACAGATGTTCCAGTAACGACTGGTTCTTCATATTCTATAGCTGGTATACTAGGAAAGGTTAAGCAGGGATATGACG GCTGTAATGAGCGAGGGCCTACACACCATCACCTGAATGGCGGCAAGCTAAGTGAGACAGAGGAATCTTGCAAAATGATATCTAATAGAAGTGCATTTACCTCGGACCAAATAAAAGCATTCGAAAGAGGAACACATTTTCCGTCGGATTATTACGTAAGAGATGAGTCAACGAAGCTTGAGATGAACGATTCAAGAACACAG GTTCCAAATGGTCCGGAATACACATTAACATCATTAAACCCTGTCAGTTTGATGCAAGATATAAAACCACCTGTTCCAATGTCCGAAGTTCtacagcagcaacaacaacagcagcagcagcaacaacaacaacaacagcaacaacagcaacaacaacaacatcaaCAACATCAACACCAACAACACCAAGTTGTCACAACTAGTTATCAACCAG tGATCCCGAAAATAGATAAAGTTGTTTCGATGAGTAGTTCTACATTGACTGTGTTACAACCAGTAAGTGGAGCGTCCACTTATGAGTCAATTAGAGACATTCGTAACAACACTCAGCAAGTCACCGCACAGTATACTG CCCAGAGTAGACCCGATATTAACCATGTAGCTCAATACGCATCTCAAGCCACAAGTAACTACTCATCGGCACCAATGACAGGAATCATGCCTTCACTAATTATTCCTTCGTCTAACGGTTCATATGTAGGCCGAGAAG ATTATTCAAACCAATTTCAGATGCAATATAATGGTCAATTTCCCGCCCACTACAATGAATGGCAAAGATTTACAAATCCCCACCAAGCCTTGATGA CAAAGGGCGAACAAGAAACCAATAACAACGTACTGGTCGCACCAACTAGGAACTTTCACAGCCAAGGTTCTCAAGCACAGAGTCTGGTAAACGTTGCTCAACAGTTAGCTCCAGATGCCATCAGTCATCTCGGAAGTATATCACGTACGGCCCACAATGCATTAGACCTACGTACATGCGCAAAAGAGCAGAAAAATTCAATTACGTGGGGCCAACTGGGACATCAGTAA